In Microbacterium cremeum, a genomic segment contains:
- a CDS encoding protein kinase domain-containing protein, translated as MSKRSPMTPPDLPGFTYLDLLGSGGFADVYLYEQQLPKRRVAVKVLLTDRISSASVEEFTAEANVMAMLSTHPAIVTIYQAGVARDGRPYLVMEYCPKPNLQVRYRREPFSVAESLRVGIQVAAAVETAHRAGVLHRDIKPANILVTEYNRPALTDFGIASTTSAAAESAGLSIPWSPPESFADVPRSDPRSDVYALGATVYTLLAGRSPFELPGQRNGAAELIQRIETMPLPALGRADTPVSLQRALERAMAKPSADRYESAIAFARALQKVQIELSHGVTAIDILDDHVPEDVEQDEDDGLTRVRGVVSIDPETAPAAGLTRPSATTAPSGSPFAPQSGPEPAVDATIVRAPTAAPAPDAVDATMRRASSSTAPAGLDGTGLDQTGLDETVIRGRDFTAAPTRPQVAGDVPAGADVAATASSAWGPGAADRPAVPAFDAPAPGDTAGSARRRPRLGLWIGLAAGLVVVAGVIVGVSLPGILSGGAAEPAPSATAARPQDPISTVVPPPEDLTGTAAAEGVRFAWTNPDPADGDHYIVAVIDRTGATGEPESVDSPDYTVPADPSGTTCVEVMLVRENGRASEPVTECVP; from the coding sequence GTGAGCAAGCGCTCCCCGATGACACCGCCCGACCTGCCGGGCTTCACCTACCTCGATCTGCTGGGATCGGGCGGGTTCGCCGACGTGTACCTCTACGAGCAGCAGCTGCCCAAGCGCCGCGTTGCGGTGAAGGTGCTGCTCACCGATCGCATCTCGAGCGCCTCGGTCGAGGAGTTCACCGCCGAGGCGAACGTCATGGCGATGCTGTCGACGCACCCCGCGATCGTGACGATCTACCAGGCGGGGGTCGCGCGCGACGGCCGCCCCTACCTGGTGATGGAGTACTGCCCGAAGCCCAACCTCCAGGTGCGTTACCGGCGCGAGCCCTTCTCGGTCGCCGAATCGCTGCGGGTGGGGATCCAGGTCGCGGCCGCCGTCGAGACGGCCCACCGCGCCGGCGTGCTCCACCGCGACATCAAGCCCGCCAACATCCTGGTCACGGAGTACAACCGTCCCGCCCTCACCGACTTCGGCATCGCCTCGACGACGAGCGCCGCCGCCGAATCCGCGGGCCTGTCGATCCCGTGGTCGCCGCCCGAGTCGTTCGCCGACGTGCCCCGCAGCGACCCGCGGTCGGACGTCTACGCCCTCGGCGCGACCGTGTACACGCTGCTGGCCGGCCGATCGCCCTTCGAGCTGCCCGGCCAGCGCAACGGCGCCGCCGAGCTCATCCAGCGCATCGAGACGATGCCCCTCCCGGCGCTCGGCCGCGCCGACACGCCGGTGTCGCTGCAGCGCGCCCTCGAGCGGGCCATGGCCAAGCCCTCCGCCGACCGGTACGAGAGCGCGATCGCGTTCGCGCGCGCCCTGCAGAAGGTGCAGATCGAGCTCTCGCACGGGGTCACGGCCATCGACATCCTCGACGACCATGTGCCGGAGGATGTCGAGCAGGACGAGGACGACGGTCTCACGCGCGTGCGCGGCGTCGTGAGCATCGACCCCGAGACGGCCCCCGCGGCAGGACTGACCCGCCCCTCGGCGACCACCGCGCCGAGCGGGTCGCCGTTCGCTCCGCAGTCCGGTCCCGAACCGGCCGTCGACGCGACGATCGTCCGGGCGCCGACGGCCGCGCCCGCGCCCGACGCCGTCGACGCCACGATGCGTCGCGCGTCCTCCTCGACCGCACCCGCAGGGCTCGACGGGACAGGCCTCGACCAGACCGGGCTCGACGAGACCGTGATCCGGGGCCGAGACTTCACGGCCGCGCCCACGCGTCCGCAGGTCGCCGGCGACGTGCCTGCTGGAGCGGACGTGGCGGCCACCGCCTCCTCGGCCTGGGGTCCCGGCGCGGCCGATCGGCCGGCGGTCCCGGCCTTCGACGCGCCCGCCCCGGGCGACACCGCCGGTTCCGCGCGCCGTCGCCCGCGCCTCGGCCTCTGGATCGGGCTCGCGGCAGGACTGGTCGTGGTGGCGGGTGTCATCGTCGGGGTGTCGCTGCCGGGGATCCTGTCGGGCGGCGCGGCCGAGCCGGCACCGTCCGCGACCGCGGCCCGGCCCCAGGATCCGATCAGCACCGTCGTGCCGCCGCCCGAGGATCTCACGGGAACCGCCGCGGCCGAGGGGGTGCGGTTCGCGTGGACCAACCCCGATCCCGCGGACGGCGACCACTACATCGTCGCCGTCATCGACCGCACCGGTGCCACCGGCGAGCCCGAGTCGGTCGACAGTCCCGACTACACCGTGCCGGCGGATCCCTCCGGCACCACGTGCGTCGAGGTGATGCTCGTGCGCGAGAACGGCCGGGCCTCCGAGCCGGTGACGGAGTGCGTCCCGTGA
- a CDS encoding FHA domain-containing protein, with product MPTLYSPGASLVAATPHGVVVLEPGSPVAVAARVRGLLAEGRGLGGVIETLTGAYGASLTAMPSFAVALAEGDRVRVAVRGAFVLQVGSDHPETISGEGVTTWSERVLDHAGRVTVSSRSAAATDTSTASAAVPSGSPELPVADGVVLASVVAWEPEGAAPAAGGTAAPATPEARPAPLGAEPEPGPAPLGAEPEPAPAPEPEPEPEPEPALTPAPRPALGAEPEPRAALAAEPEPDPRPEPAPAPASARSGMIDSSSVPSVAHLDTLLPDESTLIPSDDEPAEAPGSAGQDDPLLTTVIRGRELPADPPLMGDHDGATVSLAQARALRGSEAPTSSVPPLAPPRPRSPGRLRVSNGQVVALDRTVVIGRRPRSTRVSGTDLPHLVAVDSPQQDISRSHVEVRVEGDSIVATDLRTTNGTTLRRAGSDPVRLHPGEGTVVVPGDVLDLGDGITVAVEEMP from the coding sequence ATGCCCACGCTGTACTCCCCGGGCGCGTCGCTCGTCGCGGCCACGCCCCACGGCGTCGTCGTGCTCGAACCCGGGAGCCCCGTGGCGGTCGCGGCGCGGGTGCGCGGACTCCTCGCCGAGGGCCGCGGTCTGGGCGGGGTCATCGAGACGCTCACCGGGGCGTACGGCGCGTCGCTGACGGCCATGCCGTCGTTCGCGGTCGCGCTCGCCGAGGGCGACCGGGTGCGCGTCGCGGTGCGCGGCGCCTTCGTGCTGCAGGTCGGGTCCGACCACCCCGAGACCATCTCGGGCGAGGGCGTCACGACGTGGAGCGAGCGCGTGCTGGATCACGCCGGTCGTGTCACGGTGTCGTCGCGCTCGGCCGCGGCGACGGACACGTCGACGGCCTCGGCAGCCGTCCCGTCCGGATCGCCGGAGCTGCCGGTGGCCGACGGCGTGGTCCTCGCGTCGGTCGTCGCGTGGGAGCCGGAGGGCGCGGCGCCTGCCGCCGGCGGGACCGCAGCGCCTGCGACGCCCGAGGCGCGGCCCGCCCCGCTCGGGGCCGAGCCGGAACCTGGGCCCGCCCCGCTCGGGGCCGAGCCGGAACCTGCGCCCGCACCGGAGCCCGAGCCGGAGCCGGAGCCCGAGCCCGCGCTGACGCCCGCGCCCCGTCCGGCGCTGGGGGCCGAGCCCGAGCCTCGCGCCGCGCTGGCGGCCGAGCCGGAGCCCGACCCCCGCCCCGAGCCGGCGCCTGCGCCTGCGTCGGCACGGAGCGGAATGATCGATTCGTCCTCCGTGCCGTCGGTCGCGCACCTCGACACGCTGCTCCCCGACGAGTCCACGCTCATCCCCTCGGACGATGAGCCGGCCGAGGCGCCCGGAAGCGCCGGGCAGGACGATCCGCTGCTGACCACGGTCATCCGCGGCCGCGAGCTGCCGGCCGACCCGCCGCTCATGGGCGACCATGACGGAGCGACGGTCTCGCTCGCGCAGGCCCGTGCGCTGCGCGGCAGTGAGGCACCCACGTCGTCGGTGCCGCCGCTCGCGCCGCCGCGACCGCGGTCACCCGGCCGGCTGCGGGTGTCGAACGGCCAGGTGGTCGCACTCGATCGCACCGTCGTGATCGGGCGGCGCCCGCGATCGACGCGCGTCTCGGGCACCGACCTGCCTCATCTCGTCGCCGTGGACAGCCCGCAGCAGGACATCTCCCGCAGCCACGTCGAGGTGCGCGTCGAGGGCGACAGCATCGTCGCGACCGACCTGCGCACCACCAACGGCACCACGCTGCGCCGGGCCGGCAGCGACCCGGTGCGCCTGCACCCGGGCGAGGGCACGGTCGTGGTGCCGGGCGACGTGCTCGACCTGGGCGACGGCATCACCGTCGCCGTCGAGGAGATGCCGTGA
- a CDS encoding PP2C family protein-serine/threonine phosphatase — MTQNPPITVRCGAATDPGLRRRINEDSFLARSPLFLVADGMGGHQAGEIASATVIDEFLEFSGRDSLTIDDVHAAVARARRRVDALPSGSGAGAGTTLSGVVIADVAGEGYWLAVNLGDSRTYRLSGGGFEQVSVDHSVVQELIDSGELSAEAAHRDTRRNVITRAIGAGSDGEPDYWMFPAEAGDRILVCSDGLSSELEDSRILEVLRDETDPQAAATRLVHEAMISGGRDNITVLVIDAVVVRTRADHSGERDTVPAAPTTDVEIDGDTLPRAVAAGGF, encoded by the coding sequence ATGACCCAGAACCCACCGATCACGGTGCGGTGTGGCGCGGCGACCGACCCGGGGCTGCGCCGTCGCATCAACGAGGACTCGTTCCTGGCGCGGTCGCCGCTGTTCCTCGTGGCCGACGGCATGGGCGGGCACCAAGCGGGCGAGATCGCGAGTGCCACCGTCATCGACGAGTTCCTCGAGTTCTCGGGGCGCGACAGCCTCACGATCGACGACGTCCACGCCGCGGTCGCCCGTGCGCGACGGCGGGTCGACGCGCTGCCGTCCGGCTCCGGCGCGGGCGCCGGCACGACTCTCAGCGGCGTCGTCATCGCCGATGTCGCGGGCGAGGGCTACTGGCTGGCCGTCAACCTCGGCGACTCACGGACGTACCGGCTCAGCGGCGGCGGGTTCGAGCAGGTGAGCGTCGACCACTCCGTCGTGCAGGAGCTCATCGACAGCGGTGAGCTCAGCGCGGAGGCCGCCCACCGCGACACGCGACGCAACGTGATCACGCGCGCGATCGGCGCCGGCAGCGACGGCGAGCCCGACTACTGGATGTTCCCCGCCGAGGCCGGCGACCGCATCCTGGTGTGCTCCGACGGCCTCTCGAGCGAACTCGAGGACTCCCGCATCCTCGAGGTGCTGCGCGACGAGACCGATCCGCAGGCGGCGGCCACGCGGCTCGTGCACGAGGCGATGATCAGCGGCGGACGCGACAACATCACCGTGCTCGTGATCGATGCCGTCGTCGTCCGCACGCGCGCCGACCACTCGGGCGAGCGCGATACGGTACCAGCAGCCCCCACGACCGATGTCGAGATCGACGGCGACACGCTTCCCCGCGCCGTCGCCGCTGGAGGATTCTGA
- a CDS encoding FHA domain-containing protein: MFAPAPAAFAPALVPAGAGISEDVEQTRVSASVPPPAQRAALYPDAPVLAVLTWDDGTRMAVYGRTLYGRNPAGEAGAVTVAVRDETLSLSKTHFEVGSDERGPWIVDRHSTNGTVLVRDGGRLPLVPGVRTTLRDADRLELGDRSTAVVVV; the protein is encoded by the coding sequence GTGTTCGCGCCCGCTCCGGCTGCGTTCGCCCCGGCTCTCGTGCCCGCCGGGGCGGGGATCTCCGAAGACGTCGAGCAGACGCGGGTCTCGGCATCCGTGCCCCCTCCCGCGCAGCGGGCCGCGCTGTATCCCGACGCGCCCGTGCTCGCGGTGCTCACGTGGGACGACGGCACGCGCATGGCCGTCTACGGCCGCACGCTGTACGGCCGCAACCCGGCCGGCGAGGCGGGCGCGGTGACCGTCGCGGTACGCGACGAGACACTGTCGCTGTCGAAGACGCACTTCGAGGTGGGCTCGGACGAGCGCGGTCCGTGGATCGTCGATCGCCATTCCACGAACGGGACCGTGCTGGTGCGCGATGGCGGGCGCCTTCCGCTCGTGCCGGGCGTGCGCACCACGCTGCGCGACGCCGATCGGCTCGAGCTCGGCGACCGCAGCACGGCGGTGGTCGTCGTATGA
- a CDS encoding transglutaminase-like domain-containing protein, producing MTAPAPAPAPTRTSAAAVSLPLRRWVADLSAVILLLTVPIVGFQPTFDSPGYLVTAFGALLLGVALGVLGTLLRWGILLLAGATVVAYFLFGGALALSHTAVAGVVPTLETLRQLALGSVESWKKLLTTVAPVSLADGHLIVPFLLALVAGVLTTSLALRARHAAWSLLPAAGFLAVEIALGTSQPFVPVVQGIAFGLIAVVWLALRQAWLPHVAAVSVGERASSTRSAAVRRTLMGAAVIALAVVAGVATSAFAAPSSPRYVLRDVVIPPFDIREFPSPLQSFRALVRDYPDDTLFTVSGLPEGARVRLATMDAYNGTVYNVSDEGAGSSSAFSPVRTSMSAGAEGTPATLHVEIGAFEGVWMPDAGAVQGITFDGDRADDLRRTAHYNESTSTAVVTAGLAEGDSYTLESVIPEVPSDEALADVAFAPLSLPDQKGVPQDVADVASTAVADATSPIEQVRALQTMLSEGGYFSHGLEGQPLSRAGHGAERIMTLLGSDQMVGDDEQYATAMALLAREIGIPARVVMGFYPDEEQQGQPVFAANGDTLHAWVEVAFDGHGWVPFDPTPPEDQVPSDQTTKPRADPKPQVLQPPPPPQEPVDLPPTMTDDSGSDDDEGFDAALLWMIVTIGLGSLGILFVLLAPFVVIGALKAARRRQRRSAQRASDRISGGWDELVDRAADYGAPVRPGGTRREEAGVLSAAFAEPRVATLATRADTEVFGPAEPTTADVEEFWTQVDEIVGGMGRGRSWWRRLRARLSVRSLLAGTRFALPPRSPRPPAERATARRSANRSEPEHSGPAPLETE from the coding sequence ATGACCGCTCCGGCTCCGGCTCCGGCTCCCACCCGCACCTCCGCCGCGGCGGTCTCGCTGCCGCTGCGCCGCTGGGTCGCCGACCTCTCGGCCGTGATCCTGCTCCTGACCGTTCCCATCGTCGGCTTCCAGCCGACGTTCGACAGCCCGGGCTATCTGGTGACCGCGTTCGGCGCGCTCCTGCTCGGCGTCGCGCTCGGCGTGCTCGGCACGCTGCTGCGCTGGGGCATCCTGCTGCTGGCGGGCGCCACGGTGGTCGCGTACTTCCTGTTCGGCGGTGCGCTCGCGCTGTCGCACACCGCCGTGGCAGGAGTCGTCCCGACCCTCGAGACCCTGCGGCAGCTGGCCCTCGGCTCCGTCGAGTCGTGGAAGAAGCTGCTCACGACCGTCGCCCCGGTGTCGTTGGCCGACGGGCACCTCATCGTGCCGTTCCTGCTGGCGCTCGTCGCGGGCGTGCTCACGACGTCGCTGGCTCTGCGCGCCCGCCACGCGGCGTGGTCGCTGCTGCCTGCCGCGGGGTTCCTGGCCGTCGAGATCGCGCTCGGCACGTCGCAGCCGTTCGTGCCGGTGGTGCAGGGCATCGCGTTCGGCCTGATCGCGGTCGTGTGGCTCGCGCTCCGCCAGGCGTGGCTGCCGCACGTGGCGGCGGTCTCGGTCGGCGAGCGGGCCTCGTCGACCCGTTCGGCGGCCGTCCGGCGCACGCTGATGGGGGCCGCGGTGATCGCGCTCGCGGTCGTCGCCGGGGTCGCCACGAGCGCGTTCGCCGCGCCGTCGTCGCCGCGCTACGTGCTGCGGGACGTGGTCATCCCGCCGTTCGACATCCGCGAGTTCCCGAGCCCGCTGCAGTCGTTCCGCGCGCTGGTGCGCGACTACCCCGACGACACGCTCTTCACAGTGTCGGGCCTGCCCGAGGGGGCCCGGGTGCGTCTGGCCACGATGGACGCCTACAACGGCACCGTGTACAACGTCTCGGACGAGGGCGCCGGCTCGTCCAGCGCCTTCTCGCCCGTGCGCACGAGCATGTCTGCCGGTGCCGAGGGCACGCCGGCGACGCTGCACGTCGAGATCGGCGCGTTCGAGGGCGTGTGGATGCCGGATGCCGGCGCCGTGCAGGGAATCACGTTCGACGGCGACCGGGCCGACGACCTGCGCCGCACCGCGCACTACAACGAGTCGACGTCGACCGCCGTGGTCACGGCCGGCCTCGCCGAGGGCGATTCGTACACGCTCGAGAGCGTCATCCCCGAGGTGCCGAGCGACGAGGCGCTGGCCGACGTGGCGTTCGCGCCGCTGTCGCTGCCAGACCAGAAGGGCGTGCCGCAGGACGTCGCCGACGTCGCCTCGACGGCCGTGGCCGACGCCACGAGCCCCATCGAGCAGGTGCGGGCGCTGCAGACGATGCTGTCGGAGGGCGGATACTTCAGCCACGGGCTCGAGGGCCAGCCGCTCTCGCGCGCGGGCCACGGCGCCGAGCGCATCATGACTCTCCTCGGCTCTGACCAGATGGTCGGCGACGACGAGCAGTACGCCACGGCGATGGCGCTCCTCGCTCGCGAGATCGGGATCCCGGCGCGCGTCGTGATGGGGTTCTATCCCGACGAGGAGCAGCAGGGTCAGCCGGTGTTCGCCGCGAACGGCGACACGCTGCACGCGTGGGTCGAGGTCGCTTTCGACGGTCACGGCTGGGTGCCCTTCGACCCGACGCCACCCGAAGACCAGGTGCCCAGCGACCAGACCACGAAGCCTCGCGCCGACCCCAAGCCCCAGGTGCTCCAGCCGCCGCCCCCGCCGCAGGAGCCGGTCGACCTGCCGCCGACCATGACCGACGACAGCGGGTCGGACGACGACGAAGGCTTCGACGCCGCCCTGCTCTGGATGATCGTGACGATCGGCCTGGGCAGCCTCGGCATCCTGTTCGTGCTCCTCGCCCCGTTCGTCGTCATCGGCGCGCTCAAGGCGGCGCGCCGCCGCCAGCGCCGGTCGGCGCAGCGAGCCTCCGACCGCATCAGCGGCGGCTGGGACGAGCTGGTCGACCGCGCCGCGGACTACGGCGCGCCGGTGCGGCCGGGCGGCACGCGGCGCGAGGAGGCCGGCGTCCTGAGCGCCGCGTTCGCCGAGCCGCGCGTGGCGACTCTCGCCACGCGCGCCGACACCGAGGTGTTCGGGCCGGCCGAGCCGACGACGGCCGACGTCGAGGAGTTCTGGACCCAGGTCGACGAGATCGTCGGCGGCATGGGCCGCGGCCGGTCGTGGTGGCGCCGCCTGCGCGCGCGACTCAGCGTCCGATCGCTCCTCGCGGGCACGCGCTTCGCGCTGCCGCCGCGCAGTCCCCGTCCCCCTGCCGAGCGCGCGACGGCGCGTCGCTCGGCGAACCGGAGTGAACCCGAGCACTCCGGGCCCGCACCGCTGGAGACCGAATGA
- a CDS encoding DUF58 domain-containing protein, which produces MTTDALGAAATAADRRAWLAEHAGPALRALRGVLAVVRPVAWVLIAAAIVLWVFGNMLGWWELTVAAVVVTTVLVLCVLFLIGRTAYDVTLDLNRTRVVVGERAVGALTLANTGARAILPSRVLLPVGSGRGVFDIHRLAPGDSAEELFAIPTSRRAVVKVGPVSVVRGDPLGLFERVHRRDQPVDLFVHPRTVNFDGQSLGFLRDLEGLPATDLSRDDVSFHALREYQPGDDLRHVHWKSTARTGDVMMRQYEETRRSHFVIGLTTNPADYRDDEEFELSISAAGSLGLRALRDSQRVEVRVQQRLLPSATGKQFLDSLSALSHSGARAGRMVDLAGVVAATLPTASVVVLVCGSRVDANDLRAACSRLPFGARVLAVVAESGAAPSLRRIGEANVVTVGALDQLAGALRKVLA; this is translated from the coding sequence ATGACGACGGACGCACTCGGAGCGGCGGCCACGGCAGCCGACCGCCGCGCGTGGCTCGCGGAGCACGCGGGCCCTGCGCTGCGCGCGCTGCGCGGCGTGCTCGCCGTGGTGCGTCCGGTCGCATGGGTGCTGATCGCCGCGGCGATCGTGCTGTGGGTGTTCGGCAACATGCTCGGATGGTGGGAGCTCACCGTCGCGGCGGTCGTGGTGACCACCGTGCTCGTGCTGTGCGTGCTGTTCCTCATCGGACGCACCGCGTACGACGTCACGCTCGACCTCAACCGCACCCGCGTGGTCGTGGGGGAGCGGGCAGTCGGCGCACTGACGCTCGCCAACACCGGAGCCCGCGCCATCCTCCCCTCGCGCGTGCTGCTGCCGGTGGGTTCCGGACGCGGCGTGTTCGACATCCATCGTCTCGCCCCCGGCGACTCGGCCGAGGAGCTCTTCGCGATCCCGACGTCGCGTCGTGCCGTCGTCAAGGTAGGCCCGGTGAGCGTCGTGCGCGGCGATCCGCTCGGGCTCTTCGAGCGGGTCCACCGCCGCGATCAGCCCGTCGACCTGTTCGTGCACCCGCGGACGGTGAACTTCGACGGGCAGTCGCTCGGGTTCCTCCGTGACCTCGAGGGCCTTCCCGCCACCGACCTGTCGCGCGACGACGTCTCGTTCCACGCCTTGCGCGAGTACCAGCCCGGCGACGACCTGCGGCACGTGCACTGGAAGTCGACCGCGCGCACCGGTGACGTCATGATGCGGCAGTACGAGGAGACGCGCCGCTCCCACTTCGTGATCGGTCTCACGACGAACCCCGCCGACTACCGCGACGACGAGGAGTTCGAGCTGTCCATCTCGGCCGCGGGCTCGCTGGGCCTGCGCGCCCTCCGGGACTCCCAGCGCGTCGAGGTGCGGGTGCAGCAGCGCCTGCTGCCGTCGGCGACCGGCAAGCAGTTCCTCGACTCGCTGTCGGCCCTGTCGCATTCCGGCGCCCGCGCGGGCCGCATGGTCGACCTCGCGGGCGTGGTCGCCGCCACCCTTCCGACGGCGAGCGTCGTCGTGCTGGTGTGCGGCAGCCGCGTCGACGCCAACGATCTGCGCGCCGCGTGCAGCCGGCTCCCGTTCGGAGCTCGCGTGCTGGCCGTCGTCGCCGAGAGCGGCGCGGCGCCGTCGCTGCGACGGATCGGCGAGGCCAACGTCGTGACGGTCGGCGCCCTCGACCAGCTCGCGGGGGCCCTGCGGAAGGTGCTGGCATGA
- a CDS encoding AAA family ATPase, which yields MTMTPEQAAWFQGTFARLVDNVDQALMGKREVVGLVLSAMLAEGHVLLEDAPGTGKTSLAKALAATVQGTSSRIQFTPDLLPSDVTGVTIYDQAAHRFEFHRGPVFASIVLADEINRASPKTQSALLEVMEESRVTVDGVTHEVGRPFLVIATQNPIEQAGTYKLPEAQLDRFLVKTSIGYPDLAVAERILAGAADRNPSAHLPAIITTGAVADMADLAASVHVDPAVLRYTAQLAEATREDPATRLGVSVRGSLAMIRLAKVFAAAQGRHFVLPDDVKALAGPAWTHRIVLDPEAEFAGTSAETIIARVLESVSAPQARSAA from the coding sequence ATGACGATGACCCCCGAGCAGGCAGCCTGGTTCCAGGGCACGTTCGCGCGCCTGGTCGACAACGTCGACCAGGCCCTCATGGGCAAGCGCGAGGTGGTCGGCCTCGTGCTCTCGGCGATGCTCGCCGAGGGCCACGTGCTCCTCGAGGACGCCCCCGGAACCGGCAAGACCAGCCTCGCGAAGGCGCTCGCGGCGACGGTGCAGGGCACGAGCAGCCGCATCCAGTTCACGCCCGACCTGCTGCCTTCCGATGTCACCGGCGTCACGATCTACGACCAGGCGGCTCACCGCTTCGAGTTCCACCGCGGACCGGTGTTCGCCTCGATCGTGCTCGCCGACGAGATCAACCGCGCGTCGCCCAAGACGCAGTCCGCGCTGCTGGAGGTCATGGAGGAGTCGCGGGTCACCGTCGACGGCGTGACGCACGAGGTCGGCCGGCCCTTCCTCGTGATCGCCACGCAGAACCCGATCGAGCAGGCCGGCACGTACAAACTCCCCGAGGCGCAGCTGGACCGGTTCCTGGTGAAGACGTCGATCGGCTACCCCGACCTCGCGGTCGCCGAGCGCATCCTCGCGGGCGCCGCCGACCGCAACCCGTCCGCCCACCTGCCGGCGATCATCACGACGGGTGCCGTCGCCGACATGGCCGACCTCGCCGCGAGCGTGCACGTCGACCCGGCGGTGCTGCGCTACACGGCGCAGCTCGCCGAGGCCACGCGTGAAGACCCGGCGACACGCCTGGGCGTCTCGGTGCGCGGCTCGCTCGCCATGATCCGCCTCGCCAAGGTGTTCGCCGCCGCGCAGGGCCGTCACTTCGTGCTGCCCGACGACGTCAAGGCGCTCGCCGGTCCCGCGTGGACGCACCGCATCGTGCTCGACCCCGAGGCCGAGTTCGCGGGCACCTCTGCCGAGACCATCATCGCGCGCGTGCTCGAGTCGGTGTCGGCGCCGCAGGCGAGGTCCGCCGCCTGA